A window of the Nocardia sp. NBC_01329 genome harbors these coding sequences:
- a CDS encoding VOC family protein, with translation MNVSLTSLIIEAADLESESAFWHRLLGGSITTTATHHFLQTDGFPVIVIQHAPGHQRPEWPDGISQQMHFDLTTDDARTADQRVLDAGGRRLRPTDDAITSTPQPSRVYASPAGHPFCLRAA, from the coding sequence CACTGATCATCGAAGCTGCCGACCTGGAGAGCGAGAGCGCGTTCTGGCACCGGCTACTCGGTGGCTCGATCACGACGACAGCAACGCACCACTTCCTGCAAACCGACGGATTCCCCGTGATTGTGATCCAGCACGCACCCGGCCACCAGCGACCCGAATGGCCCGACGGAATCTCCCAGCAGATGCACTTCGACCTCACTACCGACGACGCGAGGACGGCGGACCAGCGAGTGCTCGACGCCGGCGGCCGACGGCTGCGACCGACGGACGACGCCATCACCTCCACCCCTCAACCCTCTCGGGTATACGCCAGCCCCGCCGGACACCCCTTCTGCCTCCGCGCAGCCTGA